A DNA window from Mastacembelus armatus chromosome 11, fMasArm1.2, whole genome shotgun sequence contains the following coding sequences:
- the pygo2 gene encoding pygopus homolog 2 isoform X1 has product MAAESGRLLAGHGKRSKASQMKSPEKKKARKSTTQATGFSHLTEFAPPPTPMVDHLVASNPFDDDFGPPSRPSGAGGPGGAPFLPSPGAGGGGGYGGGGRMGGGMGFMGGPGGPGSGQPGRRPPFGPPSNAGPHHQLGFGGMPGFGGGGGGSSGGGGGGGGGGFPPGGPSQFNMPPNFSPPMHPGPGFNPMLSPGGMGGPGGGGPPHPRFGIPPQQQHGQGGHPFNSPPLPSGGGPRGPPHGPLPPMGGGMGPGMNMMGGIGGGPGGNMVGGLPGMPPQGQFPPSQDGPYPGPSPPGPGNEDGKNFGGGGAPPGPQQQQQQQQQQQQQQQQQQQQQQQQQQQQQQQQQQQQQQQQLNLNPNGPPPNNSAAGPPPNSGPPQTGGGFPGHPDVQQPNASTPGQPPSAPPQPNPNSSPTGPLNGSGQPQHPPPSQLQTPSNTNTPNSNNSTQQQQQSTPPNSAPGSTPYNQQNNTPGAGSQMPNAAPSSGQNNMTNNNGGNTPGSNPNPPSNSTSTPNTQSPLPPGPAAPSAGPGPGPGKLGGPGMVFPCGLCMAEVHDDQDAILCEASCQRWFHRDCTGLTEPAYGLLTRESAAVWACDFCIKTKDIQAVFVRQGLGQLVAANES; this is encoded by the exons ATGGCTGCCGAATCGGGGAGACTACTGGCGGGCCATGGAAAACGAAGCAAAG cttCACAGATGAAGAGCCCGGAGAAGAAGAAGGCAAGAAAATCCACCACTCAG GCGACGGGGTTCTCCCATCTTACTGAGTTTGCGCCTCCTCCTACCCCTATGGTGGACCACCTGGTCGCCTCCAACCCCTTTGACGATGACTTTGGGCCCCCATCTCGACCTAGTGGGGCAGGTGGACCAGGTGGTGCCCCATTTCTTCCCAGCCCTggtgcaggtggaggaggtgggtaTGGAGGTGGGGGCAGAATGGGAGGAGGCATGGGCTTCATGggaggtccaggaggaccaGGCAGCGGCCAGCCTGGACGCAGGCCACCATTTGGTCCTCCATCCAACGCTGGGCCTCACCACCAGCTAGGCTTTGGAGGAATGCCGGGCTTTGGAGGTGGTGGCGGGGgcagcagtggaggaggaggaggaggagggggtggtggattCCCTCCCGGGGGCCCTTCTCAGTTCAATATGCCACCAAATTTCAGTCCACCCATGCATCCTGGGCCAGGATTCAATCCCATGTTATCTCCAGGGGGTATGGGAGGTCCTGGAGGCGGGGGACCACCCCACCCTCGGTTTGGCATacctccacagcagcagcatggaCAGGGTGGACACCCATTCAACAGCCCACCATTACCTAGTGGCGGAGGCCCCAGAGGGCCCCCACATGGCCCCCTGCCTCCTATGGGAGGAGGCATGGGTCCTGGGATGAACATGATGGGTGGCATAGGCGGAGGCCCCGGAGGTAATATGGTTGGTGGATTACCAGGTATGCCCCCACAAGGACAGTTCCCTCCCTCACAGGATGGCCCCTACCCTGGCCCCAGTCCCCCAGGACCAGGTAACGAGGATGGAAAGAACTTTGGTGGAGGAGGGGCACCACCTgggcctcagcagcagcagcagcagcagcagcaacagcagcagcaacaacagcagcaacagcaacaacaacagcagcagcagcagcagcagcagcagcaacaacaacagcagcagcagcagcagcagcttaacCTAAATCCTAATGGCCCCCCTCCTAATAATTCTGCTGCTGGCCCTCCTCCTAATTCTGGCCCACCACAGACTGGGGGAGGTTTCCCTGGACATCCTGACGTCCAGCAACCCAATGCTAGTACACCTGGTCAGCCTCCTTCAGCGCCTCCACAGCCTAACCCCAATTCTTCTCCTACTGGTCCCTTGAATGGGTCAGGCCAGCCCCAGCATCCACCACCCAGTCAGCTACAGACCCCCAGCAATACAAACACCCCCAACTCAAATAACTCtacccagcagcagcaacaatccACACCACCTAACTCTGCCCCCGGCTCCACCCCTTACAACCAGCAGAACAACACTCCTGGTGCTGGCAGTCAGATGCCAAACGCAGCCCCCAGTTCAGGTCAGAACAACATGACCAACAACAATGGAGGCAACACTCCTGGCAGCAACCCCAATCCTCCATCTAACTCCACCTCCACCCCAAACACCCAGTCTCCCCTTCCCCCTGGACCTGCAGCCCCTTCAGCTGGGCCCGGTCCTGGCCCTGGAAAACTCGGTGGCCCTGGGATGGTCTTCCCTTGTGGCCTCTGTATGGCAGAGGTGCATGACGACCAGGACGCCATCCTCTGCGAGGCATCCTGCCAACGTTGGTTCCACCGTGACTGCACGGGCCTGACAGAGCCGGCGTATGGGCTGCTGACTCGAGAGAGTGCTGCTGTCTGGGCGTGTGACTTCTGCATCAAGACCAAGGACATCCAGGCTGTGTTTGTGCGCCAGGGATTAGGCCAGCTGGTGGCAGCTAATGAGAGTTGA
- the pygo2 gene encoding pygopus homolog 2 isoform X2 has protein sequence MKSPEKKKARKSTTQATGFSHLTEFAPPPTPMVDHLVASNPFDDDFGPPSRPSGAGGPGGAPFLPSPGAGGGGGYGGGGRMGGGMGFMGGPGGPGSGQPGRRPPFGPPSNAGPHHQLGFGGMPGFGGGGGGSSGGGGGGGGGGFPPGGPSQFNMPPNFSPPMHPGPGFNPMLSPGGMGGPGGGGPPHPRFGIPPQQQHGQGGHPFNSPPLPSGGGPRGPPHGPLPPMGGGMGPGMNMMGGIGGGPGGNMVGGLPGMPPQGQFPPSQDGPYPGPSPPGPGNEDGKNFGGGGAPPGPQQQQQQQQQQQQQQQQQQQQQQQQQQQQQQQQQQQQQQQQLNLNPNGPPPNNSAAGPPPNSGPPQTGGGFPGHPDVQQPNASTPGQPPSAPPQPNPNSSPTGPLNGSGQPQHPPPSQLQTPSNTNTPNSNNSTQQQQQSTPPNSAPGSTPYNQQNNTPGAGSQMPNAAPSSGQNNMTNNNGGNTPGSNPNPPSNSTSTPNTQSPLPPGPAAPSAGPGPGPGKLGGPGMVFPCGLCMAEVHDDQDAILCEASCQRWFHRDCTGLTEPAYGLLTRESAAVWACDFCIKTKDIQAVFVRQGLGQLVAANES, from the exons ATGAAGAGCCCGGAGAAGAAGAAGGCAAGAAAATCCACCACTCAG GCGACGGGGTTCTCCCATCTTACTGAGTTTGCGCCTCCTCCTACCCCTATGGTGGACCACCTGGTCGCCTCCAACCCCTTTGACGATGACTTTGGGCCCCCATCTCGACCTAGTGGGGCAGGTGGACCAGGTGGTGCCCCATTTCTTCCCAGCCCTggtgcaggtggaggaggtgggtaTGGAGGTGGGGGCAGAATGGGAGGAGGCATGGGCTTCATGggaggtccaggaggaccaGGCAGCGGCCAGCCTGGACGCAGGCCACCATTTGGTCCTCCATCCAACGCTGGGCCTCACCACCAGCTAGGCTTTGGAGGAATGCCGGGCTTTGGAGGTGGTGGCGGGGgcagcagtggaggaggaggaggaggagggggtggtggattCCCTCCCGGGGGCCCTTCTCAGTTCAATATGCCACCAAATTTCAGTCCACCCATGCATCCTGGGCCAGGATTCAATCCCATGTTATCTCCAGGGGGTATGGGAGGTCCTGGAGGCGGGGGACCACCCCACCCTCGGTTTGGCATacctccacagcagcagcatggaCAGGGTGGACACCCATTCAACAGCCCACCATTACCTAGTGGCGGAGGCCCCAGAGGGCCCCCACATGGCCCCCTGCCTCCTATGGGAGGAGGCATGGGTCCTGGGATGAACATGATGGGTGGCATAGGCGGAGGCCCCGGAGGTAATATGGTTGGTGGATTACCAGGTATGCCCCCACAAGGACAGTTCCCTCCCTCACAGGATGGCCCCTACCCTGGCCCCAGTCCCCCAGGACCAGGTAACGAGGATGGAAAGAACTTTGGTGGAGGAGGGGCACCACCTgggcctcagcagcagcagcagcagcagcagcaacagcagcagcaacaacagcagcaacagcaacaacaacagcagcagcagcagcagcagcagcagcaacaacaacagcagcagcagcagcagcagcttaacCTAAATCCTAATGGCCCCCCTCCTAATAATTCTGCTGCTGGCCCTCCTCCTAATTCTGGCCCACCACAGACTGGGGGAGGTTTCCCTGGACATCCTGACGTCCAGCAACCCAATGCTAGTACACCTGGTCAGCCTCCTTCAGCGCCTCCACAGCCTAACCCCAATTCTTCTCCTACTGGTCCCTTGAATGGGTCAGGCCAGCCCCAGCATCCACCACCCAGTCAGCTACAGACCCCCAGCAATACAAACACCCCCAACTCAAATAACTCtacccagcagcagcaacaatccACACCACCTAACTCTGCCCCCGGCTCCACCCCTTACAACCAGCAGAACAACACTCCTGGTGCTGGCAGTCAGATGCCAAACGCAGCCCCCAGTTCAGGTCAGAACAACATGACCAACAACAATGGAGGCAACACTCCTGGCAGCAACCCCAATCCTCCATCTAACTCCACCTCCACCCCAAACACCCAGTCTCCCCTTCCCCCTGGACCTGCAGCCCCTTCAGCTGGGCCCGGTCCTGGCCCTGGAAAACTCGGTGGCCCTGGGATGGTCTTCCCTTGTGGCCTCTGTATGGCAGAGGTGCATGACGACCAGGACGCCATCCTCTGCGAGGCATCCTGCCAACGTTGGTTCCACCGTGACTGCACGGGCCTGACAGAGCCGGCGTATGGGCTGCTGACTCGAGAGAGTGCTGCTGTCTGGGCGTGTGACTTCTGCATCAAGACCAAGGACATCCAGGCTGTGTTTGTGCGCCAGGGATTAGGCCAGCTGGTGGCAGCTAATGAGAGTTGA